One genomic window of Eggerthella timonensis includes the following:
- a CDS encoding ion transporter, translating into MGAAKRGVDGPGDARRAGGAMGASRRAPSPFKRQTYFALEDVRRGNAVARFVGIALFVLIVANAALVFAETHPGIPAGVSAVFLVFGLASSACFALEYAARLWTADLVHPDLSPARARARYALSPMGIIDLLAFAPGLLVLFVPVSASMLNAARIIRLVRLIKLSRYMRGLHSIARVFHKRRQEIVAAFMVLALLTVTASVLMYEIEHPVQPDKFDSVFTGMYWAMTTITTTGYGDLVPVTAAGRLVGFCTMVLSIGVVAIPAGIFSAGFVSEFRAQDARDRRRARCDGADDPSDDPRREER; encoded by the coding sequence ATGGGCGCGGCGAAGCGGGGGGTGGACGGCCCGGGCGATGCCCGGCGCGCGGGCGGCGCGATGGGCGCATCCCGTCGCGCGCCCTCGCCGTTCAAGCGGCAGACGTACTTCGCGCTCGAGGACGTGCGGCGCGGAAACGCCGTGGCGCGCTTCGTCGGCATCGCGCTGTTCGTGCTCATCGTGGCGAACGCGGCGCTCGTGTTCGCCGAGACGCACCCCGGCATCCCCGCCGGGGTGTCGGCGGTCTTCCTCGTGTTCGGCCTCGCGTCGAGCGCGTGCTTCGCATTGGAGTACGCGGCGCGCCTGTGGACCGCCGACCTCGTGCATCCCGACCTGAGCCCGGCGCGAGCCCGCGCCCGCTACGCGCTGTCGCCGATGGGGATCATCGACCTTCTGGCCTTCGCCCCCGGTCTGCTCGTGCTGTTCGTGCCCGTGTCGGCGTCCATGCTCAACGCGGCGCGCATCATCAGGCTCGTGCGCCTCATCAAGCTGTCGCGCTACATGCGCGGCCTGCACTCCATCGCGCGCGTGTTCCATAAGCGCCGTCAGGAGATCGTCGCGGCGTTCATGGTGCTGGCCCTGCTCACCGTCACCGCCAGCGTGCTCATGTACGAGATCGAGCATCCCGTGCAGCCCGACAAGTTCGACAGCGTGTTTACGGGCATGTACTGGGCTATGACCACGATCACCACCACGGGGTACGGCGATCTCGTCCCCGTCACGGCGGCGGGGCGCCTCGTCGGGTTCTGCACGATGGTGCTGTCCATCGGCGTGGTGGCCATCCCCGCCGGCATCTTCTCGGCCGGCTTCGTGTCCGAGTTCCGCGCGCAGGACGCGCGCGACCGCCGGCGCGCCCGTTGCGACGGGGCCGACGACCCTTCCGACGACCCCCGTCGAGAGGAGCGCTAA
- a CDS encoding heavy metal-binding domain-containing protein, whose product MIVTTTPSVEGYRVTGYYGIVFGEVITGINFLRDFGAGIRNIVGGRSEGYEQELLEARTEALHELEQRAASMGAHAVVGVDMDYEVLGQGNMLMVTASGTAVTLEQA is encoded by the coding sequence ATGATCGTGACCACCACCCCCTCCGTCGAAGGATACCGCGTCACCGGCTACTACGGCATCGTGTTCGGCGAAGTCATCACCGGCATCAACTTCCTGCGCGACTTCGGCGCGGGCATCCGCAACATCGTGGGCGGCCGCAGCGAAGGCTACGAGCAGGAGCTTCTGGAGGCGCGCACCGAGGCGCTGCACGAGCTCGAGCAGCGCGCGGCCTCCATGGGCGCGCACGCCGTGGTGGGCGTGGACATGGATTACGAGGTGCTCGGGCAGGGCAACATGCTCATGGTGACCGCCTCCGGCACCGCCGTGACCCTCGAGCAGGCGTAA